A window of Dorea formicigenerans contains these coding sequences:
- the iorA gene encoding indolepyruvate ferredoxin oxidoreductase subunit alpha, whose protein sequence is MHKEFLMGNAAIALGAVAAGVNVVAGYPGTPSTEVLETVAKYRPDDVYVEWSVNEKAAMELAAGAAYAGARSLVTMKQVGLNVASDPLMSLEYVGVKGGMVILVADDPGPISSQTEQDTRHFSRFSKLPCFDPSSAQEAYEMIQEAFECSEKYKTPVFLRPTTRVCHGYATIDIKDKSEYYHNKPEGFIKDSKRWVIFPKLSFMNHQKIEARNKELSDVFSSYEKNKLIPACDKYADSKKGIASGGISYTYAMETLKETGMVRHLKVSTPHPFPEKLAVEFLTGLDEVLCLEELDPVIERELIYICGKYHLNTKIIGKLSGDTACAGENTRDSVSNYIHTFLGLDTSKAQELPEPPALPVRPPVLCAGCPHRASFYAVKTAMKGKKTIFCGDIGCYTLGNAMPLDMVDTCLCMGAGLNIAQGVEKVEPDTTCFAFVGDSTFFASAITGVVNAVYNQANMVLVVLDNSTTAMTGHQPHPGTGRTVMGEIVQKINIEQVLRGIGVTEIETINPLELEASVSCVKRMAEKSGVRAIIFKAPCIAVTKPKAPLHVDQDSCIGCKKCIRDLGCPAIVMNDGKICIDASMCTGCHLCSQVCPVCAIAGGDDYE, encoded by the coding sequence ATGCATAAAGAATTCTTAATGGGTAATGCCGCCATCGCGCTCGGCGCTGTAGCTGCCGGTGTAAATGTGGTCGCAGGTTACCCTGGAACACCTTCTACCGAGGTTCTTGAGACGGTCGCAAAATACCGCCCGGATGATGTCTATGTAGAATGGTCTGTCAATGAAAAAGCCGCTATGGAGCTGGCCGCCGGCGCTGCTTACGCCGGAGCGCGTTCTCTCGTCACTATGAAGCAGGTCGGTTTAAATGTTGCATCTGATCCACTTATGAGTTTGGAATATGTTGGAGTCAAAGGTGGCATGGTCATTCTCGTTGCCGATGATCCGGGACCGATTTCTTCCCAGACCGAGCAGGATACAAGACATTTTTCCAGATTTTCCAAGCTCCCTTGTTTCGACCCTTCTTCCGCCCAGGAAGCTTATGAGATGATTCAGGAAGCATTTGAATGCTCCGAAAAATATAAAACACCGGTATTCCTCCGTCCGACCACAAGAGTCTGTCATGGCTATGCAACCATCGATATCAAGGATAAATCCGAATACTACCACAACAAACCGGAAGGCTTTATCAAGGATTCCAAGCGTTGGGTCATTTTCCCGAAACTGTCTTTTATGAATCATCAGAAAATTGAAGCCAGGAACAAAGAGCTTTCCGATGTTTTTTCTTCTTATGAAAAGAACAAACTGATTCCGGCTTGTGACAAATATGCCGACTCAAAAAAAGGTATTGCTTCCGGAGGAATCAGCTATACATACGCTATGGAGACATTAAAAGAGACTGGTATGGTACGCCATCTGAAAGTCTCTACACCGCACCCGTTTCCTGAGAAACTGGCAGTCGAGTTCTTAACCGGACTGGACGAAGTGCTCTGTCTGGAAGAATTAGATCCAGTCATCGAACGTGAATTAATTTATATTTGCGGGAAATATCATTTAAATACGAAGATCATTGGCAAGCTGAGCGGTGATACTGCCTGTGCCGGAGAAAATACACGAGACAGCGTCTCTAATTATATCCATACATTTCTTGGATTAGACACGTCAAAAGCACAGGAACTTCCAGAGCCTCCGGCTCTGCCTGTACGTCCTCCGGTTCTGTGTGCCGGCTGTCCGCACCGGGCTTCTTTCTACGCAGTCAAAACTGCCATGAAAGGTAAGAAAACGATTTTCTGCGGTGACATCGGCTGTTATACACTTGGAAATGCCATGCCTCTTGACATGGTCGATACTTGTCTGTGCATGGGCGCCGGACTCAATATTGCACAGGGCGTAGAAAAAGTAGAACCCGATACCACCTGCTTTGCATTCGTGGGCGATTCTACATTTTTCGCCTCCGCGATCACCGGCGTAGTAAATGCAGTCTACAATCAGGCAAATATGGTACTCGTTGTTCTCGACAACTCTACAACTGCCATGACCGGCCACCAGCCACACCCTGGCACCGGACGGACCGTCATGGGAGAAATTGTCCAGAAAATCAATATTGAACAGGTACTGCGAGGAATTGGTGTCACCGAGATTGAGACCATCAATCCTCTGGAACTGGAAGCTTCTGTTTCTTGTGTTAAACGCATGGCAGAAAAATCCGGCGTAAGAGCAATCATTTTCAAAGCTCCTTGTATTGCCGTTACCAAGCCAAAAGCTCCGCTTCATGTTGATCAGGATTCCTGTATCGGCTGTAAAAAATGTATCCGTGATCTGGGCTGTCCGGCGATTGTGATGAATGATGGAAAAATCTGCATTGACGCTTCTATGTGTACCGGCTGTCATCTTTGCAGCCAGGTGTGCCCGGTCTGTGCAATTGCAGGAGGTGACGATTATGAATAA
- a CDS encoding indolepyruvate oxidoreductase subunit beta: protein MNNIVNNTTTANVINTSDIATNRNIVLCGVGGQGTVLASKLLAAAAMSKDIPVMSAETIGMAQRGGSVFSHLRMGKNLYSPMIKTGTADLIIGFEPGETVRMLPYLKEHGQVVVSTHAIKPVTATLSGSSYDAPPMIDYLKKHVENLTLIDADTICREIGSQKVLNMVLLGAAIRTGVLDFSLEEIEEVMKKTLPEKFHEMNLKALRYA from the coding sequence ATGAATAATATCGTAAATAATACAACTACAGCAAATGTTATAAACACTTCCGATATCGCAACAAACAGAAATATTGTTCTGTGTGGTGTCGGCGGTCAGGGAACTGTCCTCGCCTCCAAACTCCTTGCAGCAGCAGCTATGAGCAAAGACATTCCTGTCATGAGTGCTGAAACCATCGGTATGGCACAACGTGGCGGCAGCGTCTTCAGTCATTTGCGTATGGGAAAAAATCTATATTCCCCAATGATCAAAACCGGAACTGCCGATCTTATTATTGGCTTTGAACCTGGAGAGACGGTACGAATGCTGCCTTACCTGAAAGAACATGGGCAGGTTGTCGTCAGTACCCACGCGATCAAACCAGTTACCGCAACACTAAGCGGCTCTTCCTACGATGCGCCTCCGATGATCGATTATCTGAAGAAACATGTGGAAAATCTGACTCTTATCGATGCAGATACTATTTGCCGGGAAATCGGTTCTCAGAAAGTATTGAACATGGTACTTTTAGGTGCAGCTATCCGCACCGGAGTTTTAGATTTTTCCCTTGAGGAAATAGAAGAAGTAATGAAAAAGACCTTGCCAGAGAAATTCCATGAAATGAATTTAAAAGCACTACGTTACGCATAA
- a CDS encoding phenylacetate--CoA ligase family protein, producing MQISSNQIAQVNQQIQALLNANNFYGKKLKEAGVSSIQSAEDFENLPFSEKNDLRNAYPLGLMTAPEEKIVRIHSSSGTTGLPVIIPYTAKDVDDWAIMFKRCYEMAGMTNMDRIQITPGYGLWTAGIGFQAGAEKLGAMVVPMGPGNTDKQLQMMMDMKTTVLGSTSSYALLLAEEIEKRGIKDKIHLKKGIIGSERWGEKMRNRIKRELGIEIYDIYGLTEIYGPGIGISCSHDCGMHYWDDYIYIEIIDPVTGKVLPDGELGEIVITTLVKEGAPLIRYRTHDLSRIIPGECPCGSKFPRLDTIMGRTDDMMKIKGVNVFPSQIEEILKEFSEVSSEYQIRISHLDGKDTMRIYVETNGTVDFQDLSKRIASVVKSRIGFTPLVKVVEIGLLPRSEKKTKRVIDERYE from the coding sequence ATGCAGATTTCATCAAATCAAATTGCACAAGTTAACCAGCAGATTCAGGCTTTATTAAATGCCAATAATTTCTATGGAAAAAAATTAAAAGAAGCTGGCGTATCCAGCATTCAGTCCGCAGAAGATTTCGAAAATCTTCCATTTTCTGAAAAGAATGATTTAAGAAACGCTTACCCACTTGGACTTATGACTGCTCCTGAAGAAAAAATTGTTCGAATCCACTCTTCTTCCGGAACAACCGGGCTTCCGGTCATTATTCCATATACAGCAAAAGATGTGGATGACTGGGCAATCATGTTCAAGCGCTGCTACGAAATGGCAGGCATGACGAACATGGATCGTATTCAGATCACACCGGGATATGGACTGTGGACTGCCGGAATCGGTTTTCAGGCCGGCGCTGAAAAACTGGGCGCTATGGTCGTTCCTATGGGACCCGGAAATACCGACAAACAGCTTCAGATGATGATGGATATGAAGACAACTGTTCTTGGCTCCACTTCTTCCTACGCACTTCTTCTGGCAGAGGAAATCGAGAAACGTGGAATTAAAGATAAGATTCACTTAAAAAAGGGAATCATTGGCTCCGAGCGTTGGGGCGAAAAAATGAGAAACCGCATCAAGAGAGAGCTTGGAATTGAGATTTACGATATCTACGGTCTGACTGAGATTTACGGTCCAGGAATCGGAATCAGCTGCTCACATGACTGTGGTATGCATTACTGGGACGATTACATTTACATTGAAATCATTGATCCGGTAACTGGAAAAGTCCTGCCGGACGGAGAACTTGGCGAAATCGTCATCACGACTCTTGTAAAAGAAGGTGCACCTCTGATCCGTTACCGCACTCATGACCTGTCACGTATCATTCCGGGAGAATGCCCTTGTGGAAGCAAATTCCCACGTCTTGATACAATCATGGGACGTACTGATGACATGATGAAGATTAAAGGTGTCAATGTATTCCCAAGCCAGATTGAGGAGATTCTGAAAGAATTCTCTGAAGTTTCCAGCGAATATCAGATTCGCATCTCACATCTGGACGGAAAAGATACCATGCGTATCTATGTTGAGACAAATGGAACAGTAGACTTCCAGGATCTGAGCAAACGAATTGCTTCCGTAGTTAAGAGCCGCATCGGATTCACACCACTTGTAAAAGTCGTTGAGATCGGACTACTTCCGAGAAGTGAGAAGAAGACGAAACGTGTGATTGATGAGAGATATGAGTAA
- the cdd gene encoding cytidine deaminase, producing MRRRDREITDKQDILEVMRKCDVCRIALHDGDYPYIVPLNFGLQVENDMPVLYFHGALEGKKYELIEKDNRASFEMDCGHQLILDKAQGNCAMEYESVIGQGYIEMLNEEEKYEALRILMKQYRREDFPFNEKVIPMTAVFRLRVESMTGKRRTKKSNKLKIYAMNAIDNAYAPYSDFKVGACVELTDGQYITGSNVENASYGLSNCAERSAIFAAYSRGYRKEDIKAMAITTHAEKLTMPCGACRQVLSELLLPDTPILIANDKEEKILTMRELLPYSFGEDDLKK from the coding sequence ATGAGACGAAGAGACAGAGAGATTACAGATAAACAGGACATATTAGAAGTAATGAGAAAATGTGATGTATGCAGGATAGCACTTCACGATGGAGATTATCCATACATCGTTCCGCTAAATTTTGGACTTCAGGTAGAAAATGATATGCCGGTACTTTATTTTCACGGGGCACTGGAAGGAAAAAAATACGAGTTAATAGAAAAAGACAACCGGGCATCTTTCGAAATGGACTGTGGACATCAGTTGATTTTGGATAAAGCCCAGGGAAACTGCGCCATGGAGTATGAAAGTGTAATTGGTCAGGGATATATCGAGATGCTTAACGAAGAAGAAAAGTACGAGGCATTAAGGATATTAATGAAGCAGTACCGGAGAGAAGATTTTCCGTTCAATGAAAAAGTGATTCCAATGACAGCGGTATTCCGCCTCAGGGTAGAATCCATGACCGGAAAAAGAAGGACGAAGAAGAGCAATAAATTGAAAATATATGCCATGAATGCTATCGATAATGCCTATGCACCATATTCTGATTTTAAAGTCGGAGCATGCGTTGAATTAACTGACGGGCAATATATAACCGGTTCCAATGTCGAAAATGCATCATACGGACTTTCAAATTGCGCAGAACGAAGCGCCATATTTGCAGCATATTCCAGAGGCTATCGGAAAGAAGATATCAAAGCCATGGCAATTACTACCCATGCAGAAAAACTCACCATGCCTTGCGGAGCCTGCCGCCAGGTACTAAGTGAACTTCTCCTGCCAGACACACCAATCCTCATCGCCAACGACAAAGAAGAAAAAATCCTCACCATGCGTGAACTCTTGCCATACAGCTTCGGTGAAGACGACCTGAAGAAGTAG
- a CDS encoding MFS transporter, with the protein MMLSVAMYGLVFATLTSPILESVNAMGYVSLFSIFAGMGVSIMTPIGGKLGDLIGRRNIVVIPGIICAVCGIAFAFVRSLVPLMILRLLIGFAQGAFTAAPYIIAGLINERKDVPKAMGMLATAIAVGGFGGSIIAGILTDMGLLKVAILMPAVPLILGVVLIGMNMPNVKREGKVSIDIPGIIALVVALAGILLALNFGSSMGWGNPAIIAGFVIGIVALVVLVKIEGKSAEPLIPLKLFKNSQYTVLLIVGFICYFYQSAMNVYAPIGAMRVMGASTSAAGALQMPRTIITIFLPTMAGVWVGKKASNAWKAMVIGTLFVAVPMAVMGFTTPSTSIIIYFVALTITGIAESYRSVSITPSAQATLQPADMGVGTSLVNFVNSLANTIAAAVFGAAYNLSTAADPTNVAYIQNGVDSVFRLAAIVAVIGLVLVIFVVRPKMTAKKAE; encoded by the coding sequence ATGATGCTTTCCGTAGCAATGTATGGACTTGTATTTGCAACACTGACATCTCCAATTCTGGAGAGTGTTAACGCAATGGGATATGTATCCCTGTTCTCTATTTTTGCCGGAATGGGAGTGTCTATTATGACTCCTATTGGTGGAAAACTTGGAGACTTAATCGGACGTAGAAATATTGTAGTGATTCCTGGAATCATCTGCGCAGTATGCGGTATTGCATTTGCATTTGTACGTTCCTTAGTACCACTTATGATTCTTCGTCTCTTAATCGGATTTGCACAGGGTGCATTTACAGCAGCTCCATACATCATTGCTGGTCTGATCAATGAGAGAAAAGATGTTCCAAAGGCAATGGGTATGCTGGCAACAGCAATCGCTGTCGGAGGATTCGGTGGAAGTATTATCGCAGGTATCCTGACAGATATGGGACTTTTAAAAGTTGCTATCCTTATGCCGGCAGTACCACTTATTCTTGGAGTTGTACTGATTGGTATGAATATGCCAAATGTTAAGAGAGAAGGAAAAGTTTCAATCGACATTCCTGGTATCATTGCACTTGTAGTAGCACTTGCAGGTATCCTTCTTGCCCTGAACTTCGGTTCATCTATGGGATGGGGAAATCCGGCAATTATCGCAGGTTTCGTAATCGGTATCGTAGCATTAGTTGTACTTGTAAAAATTGAAGGAAAATCAGCAGAGCCGCTGATTCCTCTGAAACTGTTCAAAAACTCACAGTATACAGTACTTCTGATCGTTGGATTTATCTGCTACTTCTATCAGAGTGCTATGAACGTATACGCACCAATCGGAGCTATGAGAGTTATGGGAGCTTCCACAAGTGCAGCAGGAGCTCTTCAGATGCCACGTACAATCATCACAATCTTCCTGCCAACAATGGCAGGTGTATGGGTTGGTAAGAAAGCATCTAATGCTTGGAAAGCTATGGTAATTGGAACATTATTCGTAGCAGTGCCAATGGCAGTTATGGGATTCACAACACCAAGTACATCAATCATCATTTACTTCGTAGCACTGACAATCACAGGTATTGCTGAGAGTTACCGTTCCGTATCTATCACACCAAGTGCACAGGCAACATTACAGCCGGCTGACATGGGTGTAGGTACATCACTTGTAAACTTCGTAAACTCACTTGCAAACACAATTGCAGCAGCAGTATTCGGAGCTGCTTACAACTTAAGTACAGCAGCAGATCCTACAAATGTTGCATATATTCAGAATGGTGTAGATTCAGTATTCCGTCTTGCAGCAATCGTAGCAGTAATCGGTCTTGTACTTGTAATCTTCGTAGTAAGACCTAAGATGACAGCAAAAAAAGCTGAGTAA
- a CDS encoding M20 family metallopeptidase produces MNYYERAQELNEETIANRRYFHTNAEVGLDMPKAKAYVMKKLTEYGLEPKECGYGVTATLGHGGKCIMLRADMDALPMPEESGEPFACPTGKEAHACGHDFHAAMLLTAAKMLKENESELEGTVKFMFQPAEENFLGSKNMIENGILENPKVDAALAYHVAAGKMPVGIYMYNDNGTMMYSVDGFQIDIKGKGSHGAYPQNSIDPINIGVHVYLALEAIMAREVDPTKACVMTVGQFQGGTAENIIPDVATLKGTIRSNDKQARELMVRRMKEVATKTAESYGGTAEITMLSEVPPLICDPKLTDEFVGYMKEMNIPGMMPYPGISASASEDFASIAEKVPSTFMYLSAGYPDERGQYGAHNPKVQFNEGVCPIGPSCLAYCATQWLKNNK; encoded by the coding sequence ATGAACTATTATGAAAGAGCTCAGGAGCTCAACGAAGAAACGATTGCAAATCGTCGCTACTTCCACACAAATGCAGAGGTTGGTCTTGATATGCCAAAAGCAAAGGCATATGTTATGAAAAAGCTTACTGAGTATGGGCTTGAACCTAAGGAGTGTGGTTATGGAGTTACCGCAACATTAGGTCACGGCGGAAAATGTATTATGCTTCGTGCAGACATGGATGCTCTTCCGATGCCGGAAGAAAGTGGAGAACCATTTGCATGTCCAACAGGAAAAGAAGCTCACGCATGTGGACATGACTTCCATGCAGCTATGCTTCTTACAGCAGCTAAGATGCTTAAAGAGAATGAGTCTGAACTGGAAGGAACAGTTAAATTTATGTTCCAGCCGGCTGAGGAGAACTTCCTGGGAAGCAAGAATATGATTGAAAATGGTATTTTAGAGAATCCGAAGGTAGATGCAGCCCTTGCTTATCATGTGGCAGCAGGAAAAATGCCGGTAGGAATCTATATGTATAATGACAACGGAACTATGATGTATTCTGTAGATGGATTCCAGATCGATATCAAAGGAAAAGGTTCTCACGGAGCTTATCCACAGAATTCTATCGATCCGATCAACATTGGAGTTCATGTATATCTTGCATTAGAAGCTATCATGGCAAGAGAGGTTGATCCTACCAAAGCATGCGTTATGACAGTAGGTCAGTTCCAGGGTGGAACAGCTGAGAATATTATTCCGGATGTTGCAACACTGAAAGGAACAATCAGAAGTAATGATAAGCAGGCAAGAGAGCTTATGGTCCGCAGAATGAAAGAGGTTGCAACAAAGACAGCAGAAAGTTATGGGGGAACTGCTGAGATTACAATGCTTTCAGAAGTACCGCCGCTTATTTGTGATCCGAAACTTACAGATGAATTTGTAGGATACATGAAGGAGATGAATATTCCGGGAATGATGCCTTATCCAGGAATTTCTGCAAGTGCTTCAGAGGATTTTGCATCAATCGCAGAAAAGGTTCCATCAACATTTATGTATCTGTCAGCAGGATATCCGGATGAGAGAGGTCAGTACGGAGCTCATAATCCAAAGGTTCAGTTTAATGAGGGTGTATGCCCGATCGGACCAAGCTGTCTGGCATACTGCGCAACTCAGTGGTTAAAAAATAACAAATAA
- a CDS encoding VOC family protein, which produces MKLRNVLIVVKDIEKSKKFYHDLFGLDTILDNDGNAILTEGLVLQDEKIWKSFLKKEVIPENNACELYFEESDIEAFVEKLEKLYPDIKYVNQLMTYSWGQKVVRFYDLDGNLIEVRTLVRKNSENSKDENK; this is translated from the coding sequence ATGAAGCTGAGAAATGTGTTGATTGTTGTAAAGGATATCGAAAAATCTAAAAAATTTTATCATGATTTATTTGGTCTGGATACAATACTGGACAATGATGGAAATGCGATTCTGACAGAAGGGCTCGTCCTTCAGGACGAAAAAATCTGGAAAAGCTTTTTGAAAAAAGAAGTCATTCCAGAAAATAATGCCTGTGAACTTTATTTTGAAGAATCAGATATAGAAGCATTTGTAGAAAAGTTGGAAAAGTTATATCCGGACATCAAATATGTAAACCAACTGATGACTTATAGTTGGGGACAGAAGGTTGTGCGTTTTTATGATCTGGACGGAAATCTGATTGAAGTAAGGACTTTAGTACGAAAGAATTCTGAAAATAGCAAAGATGAAAATAAATAG